A single region of the Hevea brasiliensis isolate MT/VB/25A 57/8 unplaced genomic scaffold, ASM3005281v1 Scaf25, whole genome shotgun sequence genome encodes:
- the LOC110668591 gene encoding uncharacterized protein LOC110668591 isoform X2 → MSTTIYMLLRHRCGEMVLSMYEIKIPKDETAEPHHLSAILEFPEREYPRGMCSVQLGSEFYFLGGEHDLEDPRAPFDQWFPKDVYIFDPIDGKGSMKRGVSMNTGKSNPCAVVADGKIFVLSGSIPADITLPCYNEKGMPVDDSVRFFECFDPESDKWMVLDDPPIDIPTWWHFSFVGGRFIFFVGRDADHFRVLSVFNLDTLEWTSSTKLEKEKINADDFLTFTAVGEDSSDKYLYGLHGLLHNRILRERSMRA, encoded by the exons ATGAGTACAACGATTTACATGTTGTTGCGTCATAGATGTGGAGAAATGGTTCTCTCTATGTATGAAATCAAGATCCCAAAAGATGAAACAGCGGAACCTCATCATCTCTCTGCGATTCTTGAATTTCCGGAACGAGAATACCCCAGAGGAATGTGCTCCGTCCAGTTGGGGTCTGAATTCTACTTTCTTGGTGGGGAACACGACTTGGAGGATCCCAGGGCTCCTTTTGATCAATGGTTCCCAAAAGATGTGTATATCTTTGACCCTATTGACGGCAAAGGTTCGATGAAAAGGGGTGTGTCTATGAACACCGGAAAAAGTAATCCATGTGCAGTTGTGGCTGATGGTAAGATTTTTGTTCTTAGTGGCAGCATTCCTGCTGACATCACTCTACCTTGTTATAACGAGAAAGGGATGCCCGTCGATGATTCTGTCAGATTCTTTGAATGCTTTGATCCTGAGAGCGATAAATGGATGGTTCTTGATGATCCGCCAATAGATATTCCGACCTGGTGGCACTTCTCCTTTGTTGGCGGAAGGTTTATTTTCTTTGTTGGCCGTGATGCAGACCATTTCAGGGTACTTTCAGTCTTCAATCTGGACACCTTAGAATGGACATCCTCGACGAAGTTGGAGAAAGAGAAGATTAATGCTGACGATTTTCTCACTTTTACTGCAGTTGGGGAAGATAGCAGCGACAAATACCTTTATGGTTTGCATGGACTTCTCCACAACCGTATCTTAAG GGAGAGAAGCATGAGAGCATGA
- the LOC110668591 gene encoding uncharacterized protein LOC110668591 isoform X1, with protein sequence MSTTIYMLLRHRCGEMVLSMYEIKIPKDETAEPHHLSAILEFPEREYPRGMCSVQLGSEFYFLGGEHDLEDPRAPFDQWFPKDVYIFDPIDGKGSMKRGVSMNTGKSNPCAVVADGKIFVLSGSIPADITLPCYNEKGMPVDDSVRFFECFDPESDKWMVLDDPPIDIPTWWHFSFVGGRFIFFVGRDADHFRVLSVFNLDTLEWTSSTKLEKEKINADDFLTFTAVGEDSSDKYLYGLHGLLHNRILRSGPLSNIDQNPRMFSSLPIKTISMRGEVDSFYDLDCSSFILHLGNQRFCYLHTGTPHPFGYHVTIEDDYPRTLKLFVFEETNCSASEFNPKIVYSASFDIKTSFINKGGIMNCHILSPGEKHESMKRKQEDSWKHENMKRNKKITGSMRA encoded by the exons ATGAGTACAACGATTTACATGTTGTTGCGTCATAGATGTGGAGAAATGGTTCTCTCTATGTATGAAATCAAGATCCCAAAAGATGAAACAGCGGAACCTCATCATCTCTCTGCGATTCTTGAATTTCCGGAACGAGAATACCCCAGAGGAATGTGCTCCGTCCAGTTGGGGTCTGAATTCTACTTTCTTGGTGGGGAACACGACTTGGAGGATCCCAGGGCTCCTTTTGATCAATGGTTCCCAAAAGATGTGTATATCTTTGACCCTATTGACGGCAAAGGTTCGATGAAAAGGGGTGTGTCTATGAACACCGGAAAAAGTAATCCATGTGCAGTTGTGGCTGATGGTAAGATTTTTGTTCTTAGTGGCAGCATTCCTGCTGACATCACTCTACCTTGTTATAACGAGAAAGGGATGCCCGTCGATGATTCTGTCAGATTCTTTGAATGCTTTGATCCTGAGAGCGATAAATGGATGGTTCTTGATGATCCGCCAATAGATATTCCGACCTGGTGGCACTTCTCCTTTGTTGGCGGAAGGTTTATTTTCTTTGTTGGCCGTGATGCAGACCATTTCAGGGTACTTTCAGTCTTCAATCTGGACACCTTAGAATGGACATCCTCGACGAAGTTGGAGAAAGAGAAGATTAATGCTGACGATTTTCTCACTTTTACTGCAGTTGGGGAAGATAGCAGCGACAAATACCTTTATGGTTTGCATGGACTTCTCCACAACCGTATCTTAAGGTCAGGGCCCTTGTCTAATATAGACCAAAATCCAAGAATGTTCAGCAGCCTCCCAATCAAGACTATATCAATGAGGGGAGAAGTTGACTCTTTTTATGACTTGGATTGTAGCAGTTTTATTTTGCACTTGGGGAATCAGCGTTTCTGTTATCTGCACACTGGGACTCCTCATCCTTTTGGATATCATGTTACTATTGAAGATGATTACCCCCGCACTCTTAAATTGTTTGTCTTCGAGGAAACCAACTGCAGTGCATCCGAATTTAATCCAAAAATTGTTTATTCTGCCAGTTTTGATATCAAAACTTCATTCATTAATAAGGGTGGTATCATGAACTGCCATATCCTTAGCCCA GGAGAGAAGCATGAGAGCATGAAGAGGAAACAAGAAGATAGCTGGAAGCATGAGAACATGAAGAGAAACAAGAAGATAACTGGAAGCATGAGAGCATGA